The genomic interval TGATGGACAGCAGGGTAGGACCCACATGGGCACTCCAGATGCttcctggactacagctcccatcatttttCACCACTGGCAATGCTCcttaaggctgctgggagttgcagtccagcaacagctGAAGAGCTATACAGGTCCCTCACCCAAGCTAGCTTCTAGGCTGCCATTGTCCTCCTGCCTCCCCAGCCAGATCCCTCTGCTTAGCCATCCTTCTGCATCCCCTCCTGTGCAGGACCCAGAATAGGACTGGGGGCCACAGATGGACATGGGACCATGCAAACATCCACTGGCACCTTTTGGCGATCGGTGTGCATGCTTCTGCAGAGCCACTGGCCCTGCGTGGTCCTGTTTGCTGCTATTGACAGGCAATCAGCTCAGCCTGTGTGCCAGTCCCAGACTCTTTAACATTTTGACTTGGCAAAATGGCCTGAGAGATGCATCTCCTCAGGAGTCCAACAGTGCAGCTGCCATCATGACCCAAACTCCATGCCAGAGACCTTTGTAGTGCATGGGTCTTCTGTAACTCTCATGCTCCCACAGAGGCCTGGAAGGAACCAAGGCTCACATCTGGTGGCCACAAACTGCTGCTGAGCAAAACAGGTCCCAGGGAACATCAAGACCTGAGGCTAAAGCACTATTTGCCCATCAGCCGCCAAGGCCACACATAGGCCAAATCTTTTTGCAGAAACACCTGCAAAGCCGCCAGGGCTGCAATGAGACTATGGGGGTGGCAAAGGGACACCCCCTGCCATTGGAAAGGGCACTGAATGTGACCAACCTGCCACATACGCCACTCCCAAGCAGCCTTGGCTCCCTCGCTCTCCCTCTTCTTTGGACGGCTCTAGAGGTGGGGAGGGAATGGCTTGCCACCACTTCTCTCTGCTTCCTACCAGTCTTAGCCCAGCAAGGATGCTGCCATTCAGCAGTGTGGTGGGTGGCAAGGCGCCACTGGCAAGGATGGGTAGGTTGAGTTTTCACCTCTCTCTGCTCAGGCTTTGCCTGCCTAGACTGCCTGAGGAACCGGTCCCAGAGCTGCCTTGGAGAAAGGGAGCCTGGGGGCCAGCTTACTTTCCCTCCCCTGTGCAGCTCCTGCCATGTTGTTCCCCTTCCTACCCCTCTTCACCTTGTGCAAATGTAAAGAATGTAATTTATTAGAAGTCACTTGCAGCTCTACTCGCTTTTTCACTGCTACTTCTGTGAAcatatctataaatatataaatatagactTCTCCTGATTCGAAGAGTGGCCCCAATGTCTACCACCCCATTTTGGCTGATGTTAGAATCTGTGTGAAGATgattctcctcttctctttccccttcatCTTTTTGATTAAATGTGAAGTGGCTTTATTCAAAAGGTCTCTCTCTAGATTTGTTACCATTTGGAAAACTCACTGTATTTCCAGTTGCTAAGTCCTTTCCAGTTTTTGCCTACCATCACAGAtttgtagagctggaaggggctgcaGAGACCATATAGTCCAACTACCTGCTGTTCAGGAATAGTCAGCTAAAGCTGAGAGAAGCCCATCCAACCTTtgcataaagacctccaaagagaaaGACTCCATTGCTCTCACGTTCCACTCAATAGTTCTTGCagtaaaaaaagttcttcctaatgttcataGGTGGAATCCCTCCTCTTGCAACTGaattaatggattcaaattacaagaggaGGGAttcagctgaacattaagaagaatgggtttactgtaagaactgtttgggAGTGGAATATGCCTACCATGCCATAAGAAAAAATACTTACTAGAAAGGCAGCTTGAACAAAGACTTTTATTTACTTCAAACCCACTCAAGGGCTGGAGTATAGGAAGCTGGGGTTTTGACAATGAGATCCTATTTTAATCAGGGAGCCAGCCTGCAATGTTAAGCATTTCTGTCTTTCTAATGGAGCTCAGTTCAGGGGAAAAACCTGAATGAAAGGAGCTATTATTTCCTGCCACAAGGCAGTTCCACTGTCAGCGTTCCCAGGGCTCTTGTCAGCATCCAAAGGGGGCTGTCTGGTTAAGAGGAACATCATTATCATCGTTTTGCAGTCAGCTTCTGGCTGAAGCTTGAAATGGGGAGACTTACTTCAGCCAGATCCACTTGTCTCCAATGTCAGCGTTGTAACCAGGATCGTATTTACGTCCAGGAAGCTACAGTGCAAAGAAAACAAAGTGATCCAGATGAGACTGGGTCCCAGCTTCCTCTGGTTATAGCCCTTTCTGGGCAGAACGATACCGAAGACTCGGGCTAGTTTAAGCCTCATTACCCCTCCCCAGGAACTGCCACAATCTGTGGCTCATTTAGTAGGGCACAGAACTGGCCACGCTCTACTGAACTACAATTGCAGGGATTTGTCCAAGAAGGCAGAAGGATAAGCCACACTGATATAAAACCATTCTAAAGCATAGCATAAAATATGGCCCCCTTCAACCTGCAAATTTAAAAGACTAAAGTTGCACCCTGTTGTCCCTCAAAACTCTTACCGACTTGTATTGATAGTATCTTTTGTCAACTTCGAGGCCACCGATCGTGATTTCGGGGATGTAGTGGGGGACTGCTGTGGGAGCCATCACAGTCAGCTTGTCCTCAACACTATCAagcagaaagagggaagaaactgTTAGAGCCAGCGATGAGAGGAAACGCAGCAGGAGCAGCCTTGGTGTTCTTTCTGGGGCCTTGGGGAATTGTAGCTCTATGAGAGGCGTTTCTCTAACCAAGAAATAAACTGGAAGATGTAATCTGAGGAGGCTGCCCATTGCTTCACTGTGATGCCCAATGAGAAGAAGGCACACTCAGATCAGAAAGCCATAAAAAGGAAAGCCTTGGGGTTGGAGGGCCATTGTCTCAATTTTAATCCTGAAAAACTAGGCTAAGTATCAGGTGTTTGGGGAGAATACTGCATTTTCTTTCAGTGCAAGAGAAGAATGAGAGCAGCCGCTCCCTGAAGCACCAGATTCTTTTGGAGATACCAGAAGACCTAAGGGAGTAAGGAGCAAAGAATAATGAAGTGTGGGAAATGCAATGTGCTAGAACAGACTGTCCTTACAGAACTCTCAAGTGATGAAAGGTAACGTCATCTTGCTCAAGCCAAGGGCCCTTGTCAAACTTCAGGTACTCAATGTCTTCAAGGACCTACAAGGAGAAAAAGGTCAGCATGAATTCCAGAAGCATTTGTGAGGAACAACTGGTCTTTTCCACAAAAAGCTCTTAGATGCTTTGTTACCATAGGGCCCTAAGAGCATTACAACCAAGCAAAAGGCATCTGGGGCTTGATGCAGACCAGAAAAGATGGGCAGAGAAACTCCACCAAGTCCAGAGGTTTGGCAAGTGAACGTGCAAAGAAATGCACCACTAAGCAAGTCCTGTTCCAAAGTCACAAATCAACCTTCATATAAGAAGGGTCTCAAGATCTTTGAAAGCAACAGAGATCTGTGCACTCCAACAAATACCATTAATTAATCCTATAATATTCTGAACTGTCCTCTAAGAGCCCATTTTATCTTCCCCCTGGAAAACAGCTTAGGCCAAAAGAATGACTTGCTCCAAAGCTCCCAAAGAGCTAGAGACTGTGATGCAAAGCTGGTGCTCTGCCATTCAGCTGTGGGCCTTATTGCTCAAGATACAGagtgggagagaagaatgctCCACTAAACCTCCTGGAAAAGTTATTACAGGACCCAACTCTTACCATACACTTGTCTCAAAACAAGTCCCCTAGCAAGCCTGGGGTATGTGTGCAAATGTGCGCATGTGAGCATAAATGCACAGAATTCAAGGTATTTCAGAAGTTGCCAACATGGACTGCCTATTGAACACACAAATGCCACCCATCTTATCCATATAAGGAAAAGAACCCACCGAACACAGAAGGGAATCGACTGCTTGTGAGAACCTACCTTCTCCACATGTTCAGCTTCACTGGATGTATATTGCAGGACTTCACTGGTCTCACTAGGAGAAAGAGTAACATTAAATAACATTGCTTCAGAGGACAGAAGAAAGTTAATCCCGAACCTTGCACACCTCCCAAGAATACAACTCCACACAGCGGTTGCTACAGAACACAGAAAAATCCCAGAACAGGAAGAATGGATCTTTAAAACAGCAGCAGCCATGTCTGGGTCATTGTTCTGCATCCATACAAGTTATGGGAAGCACCCAAGCTTTTTATTCAAATagtttcactggctgccagtccatttccaggcagaaacCACAGTAAAACCAAAGCAGAACCAAGCTCTCTGAAAAGCTCCACTCTCCCATACATGATGAGCAAGTTGAACCACTGCGGCAAGATTTGGGAAGCAAAGTAACAGAAGGCAGAAGATTCAGTAAGaataattagaatcatagagttggaagagaccccaagatgggccctgatccagtccaatcccagtctgccatgcaggaactctccatcaaagcatccccattgacagatggccatccagcctctgtttaaagacctccaaggagggagactccactacactccgaggaaggagtgtgttcccctgttgaacagcccttactctcaggaagttcttcctaatgttgagctggaatctcttttccaggagtttgcatccattgctccattgagtcctagtctctggagcagcagaaaacaagcttgctccctcctcaatatgacatcccttcaaatacttaaacagggttctcatatcacctcttaaccttctcttctccaggctaaacatccccagctcactaagtcattccttgtagggcatgccttccagacccttcaccattttagtctctctcctttggacacgttccagtttttcaacatcctttttaaattgtggtgcccagaactggatgcaatattccaggtgggtttGTAACAGAAGAGATGATTTATAAGAAGAACTTGAGGAATTATATTTATCTTAAAAACAGACACATGGAGTGCAGGTATGATGAAGGGAAGACAGTTAAAGGGCAAAGGAGGAAACTGGGAGGTGTCTGAaaagtggtgctggggaagaataTGTCAAGGGAAGTGGACAGAGAggaaaatgcatgaaaacatagTGTTAAAAGCAGGGCAGGGACCGATGTCAGTGGGAAGAGGGACATCAACTAGGAGAGGCCCCATTTACAGGAAACTGGGAAGTATGCCAAGGTAAACTGCAGGTGACCATGAAGGCAGCTACGAAAGACCCACCGATGGTGGAAACACCAGAGAGTGGAGTGGAATATCCTCTTCTCTTCACACCTTTGACAAGGGAGGAATGTGGCAGCAAACTGCCTGATAGAAAGTGGACTTCTACACTCTGGTTTGTAAGTTCTATGGccaacaaacacacaccacaccagagtattgttgctttgtgccttcaaatagtttctgacttatggcaaccccaaggtaaACCTATGACAGGGTACCTAtgacagggtttccttggcaagatttcttcagaagagatttgcctttgccttcttctgagactgagagagtgtgacttgcccagagtcacccagtgagtttccatggctgagcagggattcgaacccttgtctccacaGCCCCAATCTAAACCACACTGCTCTCTTCACCTacgcatgcacacaaacaccAGATCAATATACATCCATAATACACCAAGTTTAATGCTAGGATGCAAAGCTGTTTAAGTGCAAGCTTTTTCAGTAAAGTATGTGCATTCTGTGTTAACAACTAACCTGATTTCTGGCAGGAAGAATTTCTTATAGGCATCTTCAACACTCTGAAGATAAGCGGATGATACCTTCTTTTCATATGGCTTAAAAGAAAACACAGTGTTCATGCAACTGAAGGTATTACTAACCATCATCGAGGACCCACATCCGTTCTTTTCAGCCAAGGAATAACACTGACATGTTTAAAGGAGGCATAGCCCTTCCTTCGGGCCAACAAGAATATGGAGGGCTCCTGCTGTGCTCCCTTACCAGCCACATTCCCTGGACAATATATGGCCAGCATTCAGCCCTCAGTGGATAAACcaccaagaaaaaaaagttaaCCACTTGTAACTCAGACAAACATCCTCCAGGAAGGAGGTCTCTGAATGGACCTGCACCCTCAGCCTAATTTCAAAGGGCCTTTGCAAGCATCAGTGCAGTCCTTCAGCAAGAACTACTGATCCCTTTCCAGAAGCAGCTGGCTGGgtagggaggaaggagagggattGAGAAAGAACTACCCACTTTGGGGTCCCTTTGGCCCAGCCCACTTCCGATCCTGCAAAGGATCATCCCAAAGAATGCAGTCTGGGCAGAACAAAGTTCCTTGGCCTGGCTTAAAAGATGAGGACAGATAGAGACTTTCTCCATGAAGCAACATCAAGCAGCAGGAATGGCAAGCCTTGCCTAAACTACAATTTAGGAGTTGAACCTCTTCCTGTCAAGACAGCCAGAGCCTTCCTCCCTGAAAAGAGGGCAGGCCAGCACACGCCACCTTCTCCAACTCTCCTTGTCAGGATCCAAGACATGCAGTGATCCCCAAAGCTGGGCTTACCGTGCCTCTCTCTTCAATCCTCTTCTGTACGTCTGAGACGGGAACGTCAATATAAATGGCCAGGTGAGGAGGCAAAACTTCACAAATACTGAGGCCCTTGATGAGGTTGTAATGCTCTAAACCTAGAACAGAAGCCACCAAGCACAAATGGACACTTTAACCAGCTGAAGGGGCATCATGTGCCAGAGAAAGCAATGGGGAAGGGGCAAACTCCACACTAGAAGAGGCTGCTCTCTGCACAAATCGTCTGCCTCTCTTGGATCAGGTCAAGTTGACCCCAGATTACCTCCCCACCTTCgcattcttcctctcccccttctgACCATCAAAGCAAGAAGGGAGAAAGGGCTCAAGCACCACAAGCAACTCTTTTTCACATAGGACAAGGCCAGGGGCTGAAAAACAAAGATCTAAACTCTCCTGTCCTGAGGGATAGGACACAAGACATGGAGAGGGCTCCCACAGCAAGGACAATCTGTGCAAAGGTATCAAAACATGTACAAGAATCTCTCCCACACGTCAAAAGGGGACAAGATGTGCCTCAGATCAGGATTCTACTCCTTGTTTTCTATCCGCACAATCAATCCTAGTATTTTGGTCAGAAGAGTACTTACACCTTTTGTGAATGTAGCCTTGCTTAAACATTGCATCCAGGAACACAAAGTCGCTGTAGGGAGAGCGTTCCAGGACTACTCCTTGCCCTGAAGTTGAACAGAGGTCACAGTCACAAAAGTTCAATGAGGAAAACACCACTCTTGCTTGTCCATAGAAGGCTCTGCAAGGAGAAACTGAGCCAGGCTTTCATTTAGCCACGCTTTAAAGTGTGCTTTTATTTAACTCAGCACTTCCTTTGATTTTTCTCATAAATGGGgctcaaaacaaaaattaaaaaattgcaGGATACGATTTTCTGCTGGATCctatttatagttttatttgaATGAATTAATGACATAGCTGACATTAAGAGCTGGAAAGAAATTAATCTCAATCAGTTGGAGATTAGAGTATTAAAATATAGGACACTATCTCTGTGTTAAACCTACCAATCTAATTAGAGTAAGGAAGGAGAGCAAAAACAGATCTTCTTATTAAGAGGGAGTTTGCTCCAAAGCATCACAGATTTGACGCTCAAGATTTGACATTGCTAGGGATTTATTTTTAGTGTTTGAGTGACCTTGTTCAGTAATTTGTCAGCTTCGTACTGAGGAATTTTGTGACCTAAAATAATTAACCTTTCCCCTGTGTTTCATTCTGCAAATGAAAAGCATGAAATTCCAGGTCAGCTCCTGTGATTTTGGCCTAGAAGAGCCTGCCATTGTGGCTTAATGTGGCTTCCTCAGAGCGCATCTTAGTTCTTCCATGCTCACCATTAAAAATCTCTCTTGAAACCTTGTTAAAATTACAGAAGAGGAGGTAAGCattctgcagccctccagatgttgctacaCTGCAACACCAGAAACTCTTCACcacaaatgacaccaaattaggaggcatGATTCCCATTCTTGTTTTCAAACAATCGGATTTAGTTCccgttttgtttgtttactgtgtGCCCAGTTTTCTTTTCCAAGAGGCTTCTCTGTCGTAGCTGTATTTCTGCTACATTTGTTTTCCCTAATTGAAACGCAATACCTGTAGCCAGGAGGTGTTCCAGGGCATCCGAATACTGCAAGAGGCGGCAGCTGTAGAGCCAGGCCTGAAGCCGGTAAGAGTTTCCATCTGGATGTTTGGGATCGTTGTAAAATGTCTCTAGGCTACAACTGCCACTGAATTTGGGATCCAGTATCGCTCCATCTCCAGTAACTTTGTCCAAATAGTGAATATCTGCTTCTGGGAAGTACCGCATACCTGAAAGGGGTGAAGATTGGAAATGGAAAGCTAGATACCAATGCTCTAGTCATGCCCAAATTCAATTGAAATTGTGCTTGTCAGGATCTGCGATGACTCCATAGGACCCACATAGCGTCCACATCGCACTCCATTTATCCTAACACCAGTCCAACCTTTTATAAATGAACCAATGCAAGAAAACTGGATCTTCTGTgcttttcctgttttaaaaatattatcagtAATACAAACCATTCTGAACCTTCAGGATATcagaaagtgaaaaataaaaagcagtggtGATGGTCCAGACGAAGTTGCAAGGACCATATTAAAACCGCCTCCTCTGCCGACGTGGTCTTCTTAACATCCACTTGCTCTCAAACACCACTGCTGCCTATATATTTCACCCTCTGATGGTTCAGAATGGATCAAAGTGCGAGATGAAGGAAGCCTGCGACAATTAGATTAAGTGATTAAAGACTGGGACTAATTTAGAAAGTCCCCTGATCATCTAGGCATCAGGAAGCTTCAAGACAGCTATTGAAATTGTGAGTTACCTTAATTATGGCAGCGAGGTGGGCCTCTGACAGTAGGCAGATGGGTTTTGGCATCCTTATTAGCCTCATGGCCAAGCACAACATACCTCACAACTACGAGCGGAAGGTATGGTAAAACGGGAGTGAAAGGAAAGAGCTACTCATGCAGGACGGATTAGAGACTGGGAGTCTAAAACCGTGATGATTGTTCTACTCTTTGTTAGTTACGTTGCCAACCATACATTGGCTGAAGTCATCAGGAATGTTTATGAGTCCCCAGAtggttgggggcaaattagcgtacagttgtaaaccgcttagacactgctcagactgtatgaagcagtatataaatgacgcttgtttgttttgcttgtttcAAATTAGCTCCACTGCCTGACACTCAATGACAATGATCTACAAAGATTTCCCAATTATGACTCTGCCCCTAGAAGTTAATATACAAAGACACACCCAGTTTCTCTGCTATTTGCTGAGCCAGTTTGCCTTTGCCGGATCGCAGGTTGCCGTCCACAGTGAAGACCTTGCTGTATTCGCCGAACCTTTTAGTCGTCCTCTCGCCCAGCATGAAGGCCAGCCAGCCATAGCGAAGGGCACAGCGGGAACTGGCATGGAACCTGGCCTGGCATTTGGAAAACATAGACCTTTGTCAGGCCAAAGGCTCAGCATTTGAAATACGGATCAAGCGACTCTGGAGCCTGTAGCAGGGAATTTACTCACTTGAGCAGTATTTTTTCAGACAGAAAGAGtcaatttgtttcatttgtttcatcAGAAACTCAATGCAACAGAAGCCCCACCGGTTTTAATTAAGTAATTAAGTAATTAGACTTTTATTTATCTCCCGCTTCTCTGTACAAGGAATCAAAGCGGCAGACATAACATTCCTGCAATACCTTAAATAAATGACCCACAGCTCCTTCCCCCTTAAGATCACAATTAAacaagtgacaattaaaataatctgttaacagatcataattaaaatatcataagatgaacaataacagcaacaacaactttccaAGACGGGCGAAGGCTATAAGCTCCGTTGCTGTGGCCGGGTTttcctattcaggaaa from Sceloporus undulatus isolate JIND9_A2432 ecotype Alabama chromosome 6, SceUnd_v1.1, whole genome shotgun sequence carries:
- the NDUFA10 gene encoding NADH dehydrogenase [ubiquinone] 1 alpha subcomplex subunit 10, mitochondrial; this encodes MSLAPALLLLRAGRGGSGSVALRAARFHASSRCALRYGWLAFMLGERTTKRFGEYSKVFTVDGNLRSGKGKLAQQIAEKLGMRYFPEADIHYLDKVTGDGAILDPKFSGSCSLETFYNDPKHPDGNSYRLQAWLYSCRLLQYSDALEHLLATGQGVVLERSPYSDFVFLDAMFKQGYIHKRCLEHYNLIKGLSICEVLPPHLAIYIDVPVSDVQKRIEERGTPYEKKVSSAYLQSVEDAYKKFFLPEISETSEVLQYTSSEAEHVEKVLEDIEYLKFDKGPWLEQDDVTFHHLRVLVEDKLTVMAPTAVPHYIPEITIGGLEVDKRYYQYKSLPGRKYDPGYNADIGDKWIWLK